A genomic segment from Paramixta manurensis encodes:
- a CDS encoding pilus assembly protein CpaB translates to MNHRVLFFLSIMAIGVGVAGIFLQQQKNSQIEHKEEVKHEDAPHSILVAKATRDLRSGDILAPQDYEVTSLKSSSTVTDPRDISSAPGGNIRGYLVTNNTQKGSELTLSMLLSPSHPDYARRSLGVNEMPYSFPITSTDNYLLSSTKAGDKLALYIRIREVEKGKTEMVGLADEGASSLSSSHTPKYVVSRIFEQVTVLDSKRFETAKESESRYAQENKPIGMIVLRLNQKQLAILRTIEKSGQLFLLPDSTARQGVKRIGMDDVLPQLRSVKELRGKK, encoded by the coding sequence ATGAATCACAGAGTGCTTTTTTTTCTCTCAATTATGGCAATCGGCGTGGGTGTCGCCGGTATTTTTTTGCAACAACAAAAAAATAGCCAGATTGAGCATAAAGAAGAAGTAAAACATGAGGATGCTCCTCATTCGATTTTAGTCGCAAAAGCCACGCGCGATCTGCGCTCGGGCGACATATTAGCGCCCCAAGATTATGAGGTTACCTCCTTAAAATCATCATCAACTGTTACCGACCCTCGCGATATCTCAAGTGCTCCTGGTGGAAATATTCGCGGCTATTTGGTGACCAATAACACCCAAAAAGGCAGTGAGCTTACTCTGTCAATGCTGTTGTCACCAAGCCATCCGGACTACGCAAGACGCAGTTTAGGCGTTAATGAAATGCCTTATTCTTTCCCAATTACTTCTACAGATAATTATTTACTCTCGTCAACCAAGGCCGGAGATAAGTTAGCGCTCTACATCAGAATAAGAGAGGTTGAAAAAGGGAAAACAGAAATGGTGGGGCTGGCCGATGAAGGCGCCTCCTCTCTCTCCAGCTCGCACACGCCGAAGTACGTCGTGAGCCGCATCTTTGAGCAGGTCACCGTGCTGGATAGCAAGCGTTTCGAAACGGCTAAAGAGAGTGAGTCTCGCTACGCCCAGGAAAACAAACCTATCGGCATGATCGTGTTACGTCTAAACCAGAAACAACTGGCGATATTAAGAACCATTGAGAAATCAGGCCAACTGTTTCTGCTGCCCGACAGTACCGCCCGGCAAGGCGTTAAACGCATTGGTATGGATGATGTTCTTCCTCAATTACGTTCAGTCAAAGAACTACGAGGGAAAAAGTGA
- a CDS encoding TadE/TadG family type IV pilus assembly protein — translation MRGLGRFYREQRGVATIEFALTVVLFLFMVLFIAEMSRMAYVSSVIDLAISEAAKEGKNAPEENGGYQRRFRNTLTEQGGSLWFFLTNEDAVEMSIHYANSVTEMADTGGTEGQAHTRGNALARYHLLYHYHPMFFPFPTNWASSLFNREVIFVQEYERSQFMD, via the coding sequence ATGCGCGGGCTGGGTCGTTTTTACCGTGAACAGCGTGGGGTAGCCACGATTGAGTTTGCGCTCACCGTGGTGCTGTTTCTGTTTATGGTGCTGTTTATCGCCGAAATGTCACGTATGGCATATGTCTCTTCGGTGATCGATTTAGCCATTTCAGAAGCGGCTAAAGAGGGGAAAAACGCACCGGAGGAAAATGGCGGATACCAACGGCGTTTTCGCAATACCTTAACCGAGCAAGGCGGATCGCTGTGGTTTTTCCTCACCAATGAAGATGCGGTCGAGATGTCGATCCATTACGCCAACTCCGTCACAGAAATGGCTGACACCGGCGGAACCGAAGGCCAAGCCCACACCCGTGGTAATGCCCTGGCACGTTACCACTTGCTGTATCACTACCATCCGATGTTTTTCCCCTTCCCCACCAATTGGGCAAGCTCGTTATTTAATCGTGAGGTGATTTTTGTTCAGGAATATGAACGTTCACAGTTTATGGACTGA
- a CDS encoding A24 family peptidase: MAWLITANYIVVVLLLLVISVQDITSRLISNQLVIIVGIACCSLALLTGHTPNLLLFAAVLVPGFFLCIGNIIGGGDVKLMSMLALLFTPSLFSHFLILTALCGGVIAVVGLIFFYKKTRQHGIPYGVAISLAFIFSYSTN, from the coding sequence ATGGCGTGGCTGATAACAGCGAACTATATCGTGGTTGTTTTACTGTTACTGGTCATCTCTGTGCAGGATATTACCTCACGCTTAATTAGCAACCAGCTGGTGATCATCGTAGGAATCGCCTGCTGTTCGTTAGCTTTGTTAACCGGCCATACGCCCAATCTACTTCTTTTTGCTGCCGTGTTGGTTCCCGGCTTTTTCCTCTGCATCGGCAATATCATCGGTGGCGGTGACGTCAAGCTGATGTCAATGCTGGCGCTGCTGTTTACCCCGTCTCTTTTCTCTCATTTCTTAATCCTTACGGCATTATGTGGCGGCGTTATTGCAGTAGTGGGTTTGATATTTTTTTATAAAAAAACCAGGCAACACGGCATTCCTTATGGTGTAGCCATTTCACTGGCCTTCATTTTTTCTTATTCCACCAATTAA
- a CDS encoding type II and III secretion system protein family protein produces the protein MDKAFYRALIGMLLSLITFYVAAAETYLMPGDSQVIQVKENIDTVFISSPDVADYELIGDKSLVAYAREEGRADLIAFDKNGDQVLKTTLVVDAVLSSVHKRVNQEFPDSSVNIQKMGKTYIISGTAPTEEAKNRIYQIVGEGIGAKSVVNQKKVKDSATDNSGNDSDNNSPWLDEVVYQGVINKLELPITNQVNVKLSVVEVSREFIDNVGLDWGTAAAGSAITPGTFHFIRFNADTLSSMVHAISNDSVARVLAEPNLSVLSGETAEFLVGGEVPIVTSSQNGTNLTYKEFGIKLNIGAKVSSSKQIRLLLGEEVSNIDDTFSDRAGNSFPALQTRRARTTVELADGESFLLGGLISNREREALRKVPFIGDVPILGALFRNASTQRNRTELVVVATVNLVKPIASRDVVLPDFKRTSTVARFFNFDGINERRDRTRAQEFIEQGGFIK, from the coding sequence ATGGATAAGGCATTTTACCGCGCGCTGATCGGTATGCTTTTGAGTCTGATAACGTTTTATGTGGCGGCGGCGGAAACTTACCTGATGCCGGGGGATTCTCAGGTCATTCAGGTTAAAGAAAATATCGATACGGTATTTATCTCCTCGCCGGATGTTGCCGACTATGAGCTGATTGGCGATAAAAGTCTGGTCGCCTATGCCAGAGAGGAAGGTCGGGCCGACCTGATCGCGTTTGATAAGAACGGCGACCAGGTATTAAAAACCACCTTAGTGGTGGATGCGGTTTTAAGTAGCGTGCACAAACGGGTTAACCAGGAGTTTCCGGATAGTAGCGTGAATATCCAGAAAATGGGTAAGACCTACATTATTTCCGGCACCGCGCCGACTGAAGAAGCCAAAAACCGTATTTATCAAATCGTCGGTGAAGGCATTGGCGCGAAAAGCGTGGTGAACCAAAAGAAAGTGAAGGACAGCGCCACCGATAATAGCGGCAATGATTCCGACAACAATAGCCCGTGGCTGGATGAAGTCGTCTATCAAGGCGTGATTAATAAGCTAGAGCTACCAATAACCAACCAGGTAAACGTCAAACTTTCGGTGGTGGAAGTTAGCCGCGAGTTTATTGACAACGTTGGATTGGATTGGGGCACCGCAGCGGCAGGCAGTGCCATTACGCCCGGTACCTTTCATTTTATTCGTTTTAACGCTGATACATTGAGCAGCATGGTACATGCCATTAGCAATGACTCTGTCGCGCGCGTGCTGGCTGAACCTAACCTATCAGTTCTTTCCGGTGAAACGGCCGAATTTTTGGTCGGCGGCGAAGTCCCGATCGTGACCTCCTCGCAAAATGGTACCAATCTGACCTATAAAGAGTTCGGCATTAAGTTGAACATCGGCGCCAAAGTCAGCAGTAGTAAACAAATTCGCTTATTGTTAGGTGAAGAGGTCAGCAACATTGATGACACCTTCTCCGATCGTGCCGGGAATAGTTTCCCTGCCCTGCAAACCCGTCGCGCACGTACTACGGTCGAGCTGGCTGACGGCGAGAGTTTCTTACTTGGCGGCTTAATCAGTAACCGTGAGCGCGAAGCATTAAGAAAAGTGCCGTTTATCGGCGACGTGCCGATTCTCGGCGCCCTATTCCGTAACGCCTCCACACAGCGTAATCGCACTGAACTGGTGGTGGTTGCCACCGTTAACCTGGTCAAACCGATCGCCTCACGCGATGTGGTTCTGCCGGACTTTAAACGAACTTCTACCGTTGCCCGCTTTTTTAACTTTGACGGCATTAATGAACGTCGCGATCGGACTCGCGCGCAAGAATTTATCGAACAGGGAGGCTTTATCAAATGA
- a CDS encoding type II secretion system F family protein, translating to MNLVYLILLALGIYTIAISVLQQQKVLRQKKILEPLNHQSGKKVVATIDYHTLIIKNSRWLSLLDRLDKQLPLKLQIFCGVAGVIVLINLLGLLSLSMQGLGMLLMLGMVLVIVLPGILLKPSIKGRVKLMMDALPYLVDLVAVCVQSGMTVESALKFVSERFQHLDKNLASLMAVLVKRAEVSGMEEALSELYHSMEMTEIRMFTATLQQSVHYGTSLYEHLIELSQDIRELQLLITEEKVGSLSAKMSVPLIIFIMFPITILIVAPGILRIVKNGMF from the coding sequence ATGAATCTGGTTTATCTTATTCTGTTGGCTTTAGGGATCTATACCATTGCCATTAGTGTATTGCAGCAGCAAAAGGTTCTACGGCAAAAAAAGATCCTTGAACCCCTGAATCATCAATCCGGTAAAAAAGTGGTAGCCACCATCGATTACCACACGCTGATTATAAAAAATAGCCGTTGGCTAAGCCTGCTCGACCGGCTGGATAAACAGTTGCCGCTTAAGTTGCAAATCTTTTGCGGCGTGGCGGGCGTGATTGTCTTAATCAATCTCTTGGGTCTGCTGAGCTTGTCGATGCAAGGGCTGGGCATGCTATTGATGCTGGGCATGGTGCTGGTGATTGTATTACCGGGGATATTGCTGAAACCGTCGATCAAGGGCCGGGTTAAATTGATGATGGATGCACTGCCCTACCTGGTGGACTTGGTGGCGGTGTGCGTTCAGTCGGGTATGACGGTGGAGAGCGCCCTGAAATTTGTTAGCGAACGCTTTCAGCACTTGGATAAGAACCTTGCCAGTTTAATGGCGGTATTAGTGAAGCGAGCAGAAGTCAGCGGCATGGAAGAAGCGCTCTCGGAGTTATATCACTCAATGGAGATGACCGAAATCCGTATGTTCACCGCCACCCTACAGCAAAGCGTCCATTATGGCACCTCGCTGTATGAGCATTTAATTGAGCTTTCGCAGGATATTCGTGAATTACAACTATTAATCACCGAAGAAAAGGTGGGCAGCCTATCGGCCAAGATGAGTGTGCCACTAATTATTTTCATTATGTTTCCCATCACCATATTAATCGTAGCACCAGGTATTCTAAGGATAGTGAAGAATGGCATGTTTTAA
- a CDS encoding CpaF family protein, translated as MDIAIELQESLRDAVLKNIEIHKIEHLTTDRTLLIAEMNRLLERVTDRQNIYLAAQAQWQMAELMADEIIGFGPLRALLEDDTVSDILVNGPEHIFIERFGKLELTQCRFINNNQLTDIAKRLVQRVGRRLDEGSPLVDARLPDGSRLNVAIPPIALDGTSISIRKFGKHNLQLTHLIEAGALTPQIANFLAIAARCRINILISGGTGSGKTTLLNALSKYIDENERIITMEDAAELRLMQPHVLRMETRLAGVENTGQITMRALLINSLRMRPDRIIVGECRSEEAFEMLQAMNTGHDGSMSTLHANNPRDAVSRLENMVMMAGMNIPIESIRRNIASAINLIIQVSRLNDGSRKIMNISEIMGIEGDRIILQDIFSFQSQNDRDENGKIKGRFLCEGLLMRSTVMRNATLFGLETELKQIFNME; from the coding sequence ATGGATATCGCCATTGAATTACAGGAAAGCCTGCGTGACGCAGTATTGAAAAATATTGAGATTCATAAGATCGAGCATTTAACGACCGATCGCACTTTGCTGATCGCTGAGATGAATCGTCTGCTGGAGCGCGTAACCGACCGGCAAAATATTTATCTGGCAGCGCAGGCCCAATGGCAAATGGCAGAGTTAATGGCCGATGAAATTATCGGCTTCGGCCCGCTACGCGCCCTGCTGGAGGATGATACGGTCAGCGATATTTTAGTTAATGGGCCAGAGCATATTTTTATCGAACGTTTCGGTAAGCTTGAGCTCACCCAGTGTCGGTTCATCAACAATAACCAGTTAACCGATATCGCGAAACGTTTGGTACAGCGTGTGGGAAGACGGCTGGATGAAGGAAGCCCGCTGGTTGATGCCCGTCTGCCGGACGGTAGCCGTTTGAATGTCGCCATCCCGCCAATTGCGTTGGACGGTACCTCTATCTCCATCCGTAAATTCGGTAAACATAACTTACAGCTTACTCATCTGATCGAGGCTGGCGCACTGACACCGCAAATCGCCAATTTTCTGGCGATTGCCGCACGCTGCCGCATCAATATTTTGATTTCAGGCGGAACCGGCTCGGGTAAAACCACCCTGCTTAACGCCCTCTCAAAATATATTGATGAGAATGAACGCATTATCACGATGGAAGATGCTGCCGAGTTACGTCTGATGCAACCTCATGTTTTGCGGATGGAAACCCGACTCGCCGGGGTGGAAAACACCGGGCAAATCACCATGCGTGCCCTATTAATCAACTCATTACGTATGCGACCGGATCGTATTATTGTCGGCGAATGCCGTAGCGAAGAGGCCTTCGAAATGCTGCAAGCCATGAATACCGGGCATGACGGTTCCATGTCGACCCTGCACGCCAATAATCCGCGTGATGCGGTCTCCCGCCTTGAAAACATGGTCATGATGGCGGGGATGAATATTCCCATCGAATCCATCCGCCGTAATATCGCTTCGGCTATCAACCTCATTATTCAGGTGTCGAGATTAAATGATGGTTCGCGAAAAATAATGAATATTAGTGAGATCATGGGAATAGAAGGCGATCGTATTATTTTACAGGACATCTTTTCTTTCCAGAGCCAAAACGATCGGGACGAGAACGGGAAAATAAAAGGCCGTTTTCTTTGCGAGGGGTTATTGATGCGTTCCACCGTGATGCGCAACGCCACTCTGTTTGGTCTGGAAACCGAACTCAAACAGATTTTTAATATGGAGTAA
- a CDS encoding tight adherance operon protein, which yields MLLFQQKDRASTETSVRKFYVFSARTAVNEQLCQQFRLAGFNAVEGIEQDITQLSHFTIPDNASGVVVDIGSSTEVMEMVNTLQMQVPRKVWCCVVGESDSITLAQTFAHNNVGYFNLHMQQDLMVQAALGGIELRNNRSAVNISVLGCKGGVGCTTIAWQLAGEITRLKQLPTLFIQGGCGSRDLDLYAGKKLSQEITSLQKNLDIMSSAGGAWPELPSDIAQHYNFVVFEQSITTADKELMRQLAEKSRCLVLVIERSLASVRVARGMIENIELLRRSSHTPRRLFVCLNDTRPVALDALSLMDIKTLLGHPIDIAFTYNRRQSPPKQAKKRLIHSPLDRLTSAVLGGESARKKSRINRLFSHLRRGN from the coding sequence ATGTTGCTATTCCAACAAAAAGATCGCGCCAGCACTGAGACCAGCGTACGAAAATTTTACGTTTTTTCGGCACGAACGGCAGTCAATGAGCAACTTTGCCAGCAGTTTCGCCTGGCCGGTTTCAATGCCGTCGAAGGTATCGAACAGGATATTACACAATTATCTCATTTTACGATTCCTGATAATGCCAGCGGGGTGGTGGTCGATATCGGCAGTAGCACGGAAGTGATGGAGATGGTGAATACGCTGCAAATGCAGGTGCCGCGTAAAGTATGGTGCTGTGTGGTGGGAGAGAGCGACTCAATCACGCTGGCACAAACCTTCGCACACAATAACGTGGGGTATTTCAATCTCCACATGCAGCAAGATCTGATGGTTCAGGCGGCACTCGGTGGTATTGAACTACGTAATAATCGCTCTGCGGTGAACATCAGCGTGCTTGGCTGCAAAGGCGGCGTTGGCTGCACCACTATTGCCTGGCAGTTGGCCGGCGAAATTACGCGCCTGAAACAACTCCCGACCTTGTTTATTCAGGGCGGTTGTGGCTCACGCGATCTTGATTTATATGCTGGTAAAAAACTGTCGCAGGAAATCACCTCACTGCAAAAAAACCTCGACATTATGAGCAGCGCTGGCGGCGCCTGGCCTGAATTACCGTCAGACATCGCTCAACACTATAATTTCGTGGTCTTTGAACAATCGATCACCACCGCAGATAAAGAACTGATGCGTCAGCTTGCGGAAAAATCACGTTGTCTGGTGCTGGTGATTGAGCGTTCACTGGCTTCCGTTCGCGTCGCGCGCGGCATGATCGAAAATATTGAACTGCTGCGCCGTAGCAGCCATACGCCACGGCGATTATTTGTCTGCCTCAACGATACGCGACCGGTCGCTTTAGATGCCCTGAGTCTGATGGATATTAAAACCTTATTGGGCCATCCCATCGATATCGCCTTTACCTACAACCGTCGTCAGTCACCCCCTAAACAGGCGAAAAAGCGGCTGATTCACTCTCCGCTCGACCGGCTAACCAGCGCAGTATTGGGCGGTGAATCGGCGCGTAAAAAAAGCCGAATTAATCGCCTCTTTTCGCATCTGCGCCGGGGTAACTAA
- a CDS encoding protein TadG, associated with Flp pilus assembly: MFMHQPWLALVRRFLADSRGAFAISLALLGAFLLSMAALGLEGSRYVMEQARLSDAMEQAALALTAEDNGEGAERNYALSSDWLAAYMNHAEKVERPVIRVLHGVANSAHHLAWVEYRLSSHVLQSSWFSSAFFPSFNKQVNVGNNGAARKFRSNIDVAFVVDFSGSMRQSIDKEIGNKSKPWKMDVAKQITVKLARQLAEYDIDNKVAFIPFGWGTRKGNVCAPQFVLNAPIPPELFSKNDAGTIAKLYDYIDYPATINAIPHQVNDIRININQVDELLCLSFHSPESIEEGLTMTQAETIPLTADPEQLNKAIINMSASDRTLVSSGMLEGTQVLAKGSASRKVLVIVSDGQDWPMQNEGITQRLLDNGLCEKIRSVLTTPHAVGKIAFIALKYNPTSDWEKCVGSNNFYTAQNFQEFEDAMTRAVYEEVGHNTLKD; the protein is encoded by the coding sequence ATGTTTATGCATCAACCTTGGCTAGCGCTGGTGCGGCGTTTCCTCGCCGATAGCCGCGGCGCTTTCGCCATCAGCCTGGCGCTTTTGGGGGCGTTTTTATTAAGCATGGCGGCGCTTGGTCTCGAAGGGTCGCGCTATGTGATGGAACAAGCTCGCCTGTCGGATGCCATGGAGCAGGCGGCGTTAGCGTTAACCGCCGAAGATAATGGTGAAGGCGCGGAGCGCAACTATGCGCTCTCCAGCGATTGGCTGGCTGCCTACATGAATCATGCCGAGAAGGTGGAGAGGCCGGTGATTCGGGTGCTGCATGGCGTCGCCAACAGCGCACACCATTTAGCTTGGGTTGAGTATCGGTTGAGTAGCCATGTTCTACAAAGTTCTTGGTTCTCCTCAGCTTTTTTCCCCTCCTTTAATAAACAGGTCAACGTGGGTAATAACGGGGCGGCGCGTAAATTTCGCTCGAATATAGACGTTGCGTTTGTGGTCGACTTTTCGGGTTCGATGCGCCAATCAATTGATAAGGAGATTGGTAATAAATCCAAACCGTGGAAAATGGATGTTGCTAAACAGATCACCGTGAAACTGGCACGGCAACTCGCCGAGTATGATATTGACAATAAAGTCGCCTTTATTCCTTTTGGTTGGGGAACGCGTAAAGGGAATGTCTGCGCGCCGCAATTTGTTCTCAACGCGCCGATTCCGCCGGAGTTATTCAGTAAAAATGATGCCGGCACTATCGCAAAACTTTATGACTATATTGACTATCCGGCCACCATTAATGCCATTCCTCACCAAGTGAATGATATTCGCATTAATATTAATCAGGTTGATGAACTCCTGTGCCTATCATTTCATAGCCCGGAATCGATAGAAGAGGGTTTAACCATGACGCAGGCTGAAACCATTCCCCTCACCGCCGATCCGGAACAACTTAATAAAGCCATCATTAATATGTCGGCCAGCGATCGTACGCTGGTAAGTTCCGGGATGTTAGAAGGCACCCAAGTGTTAGCCAAAGGTTCGGCGTCGCGTAAGGTACTGGTCATTGTTTCTGATGGACAAGACTGGCCGATGCAGAATGAAGGCATTACGCAACGATTACTGGATAATGGCCTGTGTGAAAAAATCAGAAGTGTATTAACCACGCCACATGCGGTTGGCAAAATTGCTTTTATCGCGCTCAAATATAATCCCACCTCTGACTGGGAAAAATGCGTCGGCTCAAACAACTTTTATACTGCGCAAAACTTTCAGGAATTTGAAGATGCAATGACCCGCGCGGTCTATGAAGAGGTTGGGCACAATACGCTTAAGGATTAA
- the tadF gene encoding tight adherence pilus pseudopilin TadF, whose translation MNVHSLWTDRRGSVAVEFSIISVVLVIFMFFLADLVLRQATVGKLDRLSYSIAGVLRERIQLYDSREELNSDDVTKIYHLAQRMVRDMNPTADVDALKIRVQSLFFAPRVDLTDNQKHLIPQKEWLFHIQGNECYPPKPIEQLKELAPRGSYGRWVPLYQVTLCLPTESWYTRLTSGKGKQPLLSSSSVVMLR comes from the coding sequence ATGAACGTTCACAGTTTATGGACTGACCGGCGTGGTTCGGTCGCGGTGGAATTCTCCATCATTTCCGTGGTGCTGGTGATTTTTATGTTTTTCCTTGCGGATTTAGTGCTGCGGCAAGCCACGGTAGGCAAGCTGGATCGGCTCTCCTACTCTATTGCCGGCGTGCTGCGCGAACGTATTCAGCTTTACGATAGCCGGGAGGAGTTGAATAGCGATGACGTGACCAAAATCTATCATCTGGCGCAACGTATGGTGCGGGATATGAACCCAACGGCAGACGTTGATGCGCTGAAAATCCGCGTCCAGTCGCTATTTTTTGCCCCACGCGTCGATCTCACGGATAACCAAAAACATCTTATCCCGCAGAAAGAGTGGCTTTTTCATATTCAGGGTAACGAGTGTTATCCGCCCAAACCAATCGAGCAGTTAAAAGAGCTGGCGCCGCGTGGCAGCTATGGTCGCTGGGTGCCGCTTTACCAAGTCACGCTGTGTTTACCGACCGAGAGTTGGTACACCCGCCTGACTTCCGGGAAAGGCAAACAGCCATTACTGTCCTCCTCTTCTGTCGTGATGTTGCGCTAA
- a CDS encoding tetratricopeptide repeat protein: protein MACFKQTAVFLVCLLTLGGCVAPQPKTSADLNTQEDILLKSKNYTGLINLYRGWLKDKDEPGIRLKLSRYYYQAGDYKSSLYYLQPLSTKADLNVYTLQAQNMIALGDYSQAIRVTDRMLQHDSQNAEAWNLRGIALALSGKLQEGGQAIQKSRDLFIADDVAINNLAMVALLDRRYQDAVSLLLPQYLRGRRQPRLLHNLVLALVKVGDTRYARDIIQSESLSDYPNELIDALERTGPLQKGVA from the coding sequence ATGGCATGTTTTAAACAAACGGCGGTGTTTCTGGTTTGTCTACTGACGCTCGGTGGTTGTGTCGCTCCGCAACCCAAAACCAGCGCGGATTTAAATACCCAGGAAGATATTTTACTGAAGTCGAAAAATTATACCGGGTTAATTAATTTGTATCGGGGATGGTTAAAAGATAAAGATGAACCCGGTATCCGACTGAAACTTTCCCGCTATTACTACCAGGCGGGTGATTACAAGTCATCGCTCTATTATTTGCAGCCGTTATCGACCAAAGCCGATCTGAATGTTTACACCCTGCAAGCACAAAATATGATTGCGCTGGGCGACTATAGCCAGGCAATACGGGTTACTGACCGTATGTTGCAACACGATTCGCAAAATGCGGAAGCCTGGAACCTACGCGGTATCGCCCTTGCCCTTTCCGGTAAATTGCAGGAAGGAGGGCAAGCCATTCAAAAATCACGCGATCTGTTTATTGCCGATGATGTCGCGATTAATAACCTCGCGATGGTCGCACTGCTAGACCGGCGTTACCAGGATGCCGTTAGCCTATTGCTACCGCAGTATTTACGCGGACGCCGCCAGCCGCGCCTGTTGCATAACCTGGTGCTGGCGCTGGTGAAGGTCGGCGATACGCGTTATGCGCGCGATATTATTCAAAGCGAGAGTTTGTCTGACTACCCGAACGAACTGATTGATGCACTGGAGCGAACCGGGCCACTACAAAAAGGAGTCGCCTGA
- a CDS encoding type II secretion system F family protein, which yields MAYLILLAGVVLLGINIVSWKRLTRSITQDAHRAATPNIPREYLRAIVQEWRTYALGDGSWRGRRGLIIALLTLLAMLFINAWWLKFTLGFFLPTMLVILFVAQIRIGRSLHHKAFEATFPEVLSVVGSAVSAGNSIHQALHRCGEDVAGELGETFNRIDRRLNLGEEPDRVFLDAWRRYPYREFYFFVMVIQISIQRGGQLRTLINRLARIINNSKKMAKRKKAMTSEARTSAKIVAAMPILFLFGMKYLNPENFDFVIHDPVGRLILYYVIGSEIIGMLIIWLLLKRAT from the coding sequence ATGGCGTATCTTATTCTGCTCGCAGGCGTGGTGTTGTTGGGCATCAATATTGTTAGCTGGAAGCGTCTAACCCGCTCCATCACCCAAGATGCGCATCGTGCGGCAACCCCTAACATCCCACGCGAGTACCTGCGCGCAATAGTACAAGAGTGGCGTACCTATGCGCTAGGCGATGGCAGTTGGCGTGGACGACGCGGCTTAATCATCGCGTTGCTGACGTTATTGGCGATGTTGTTCATTAATGCCTGGTGGCTCAAGTTCACGTTAGGGTTCTTTTTACCCACCATGCTGGTCATCCTCTTCGTGGCTCAAATTCGTATTGGTCGCAGCCTGCACCATAAAGCATTTGAAGCCACCTTCCCTGAGGTGTTGTCGGTCGTGGGCTCGGCGGTATCGGCTGGCAATAGTATCCATCAGGCTCTACATCGCTGCGGCGAGGACGTTGCCGGTGAGTTGGGCGAGACATTTAACCGCATTGATCGGCGGCTCAACCTTGGCGAAGAGCCAGACCGCGTGTTTCTTGATGCCTGGCGCCGCTATCCTTACCGCGAATTCTATTTCTTTGTGATGGTGATACAAATCAGCATTCAGCGCGGAGGGCAATTACGCACGCTGATTAACCGTCTGGCTCGCATTATTAATAACAGTAAGAAAATGGCTAAACGTAAAAAGGCCATGACCTCCGAGGCCAGGACCTCGGCTAAAATCGTGGCCGCAATGCCGATACTGTTTTTATTTGGTATGAAATACCTTAACCCGGAGAATTTTGACTTTGTTATTCACGACCCGGTCGGGCGGCTTATTCTATATTACGTTATAGGGAGCGAAATTATTGGCATGCTAATAATTTGGCTTCTGTTGAAAAGGGCGACCTAA